The following proteins come from a genomic window of Chiloscyllium punctatum isolate Juve2018m chromosome 49, sChiPun1.3, whole genome shotgun sequence:
- the morn5 gene encoding MORN repeat-containing protein 5 produces the protein MEYTGSSYVGDYHNGRMEGNGVYTLPTETRYEGGMKDGMFHGNGTLYFPNGSKYVASWDRGAVIQGSYIFADGLEYEEDDWTYCDHYDRRFYTEICHGLKPAGRSQLTNLDPPRTIPEGHYDCGDGFYNPLTRVITGYDGEFLRNADDDEHEWIVRTCRKGWDQITGYKPELHQQQLPRYSS, from the exons GATGGAGGGCAATGGGGTGTATACGCTGCCAACAGAAACAAGATATGAGGGAGGAATGAAAGATGGCATGTTTCATGGCAATGGAACCCTATACTTTCCAAATGGAAGCAAATATGTCGCTTCCTGGGACAGAGGTGCTGTAATACAG GGTAGCTACATATTTGCAGATGGATTGGAATATGAAGAAGATGACTGGACATATTGTGATCACTATGACAGACGCTTTTACACTGAAATATGTCATGGATTGAAACCAGCAG GTCGATCTCAACTCACAAACCTGGATCCACCTAGAACAATTCCAGAAGGACATTATGATTGTGGTGATGGCTTTTATAACCCATTAACCAGAGTAATCACTGGTTACGATGGTGAATTTCTTCGTAATGCTG ATGATGATGAGCATGAATGGATAGTCCGGACCTGTCGGAAGGGTTGGGATCAGATAACGGGATACAAGCCTGAACTGCACCAGCAACAACTACCCAGATACTCTTCATGA